From the genome of Denticeps clupeoides chromosome 17, fDenClu1.1, whole genome shotgun sequence:
AGAAATATAGGACTGTGTTTTAAGCAGTATTAACTGTAGTGACGAACATTTGGTCAGGCTCCATGTCAAGATTTTAACCTGTAAAACAGAGCAATGCagaatttttcacttttgttttgaCCAGCATTTCAGGGATTCTCAGGGACCAGTAGATGGCGCTACTGATTTTGTGGAGAATAAAAAGCAATATTTGGTCTTCTGACAATTAAGCAAGTCGTTGAGTTTACATCTATGGCAAGAAgtgttataataatatattttgggCTTTAGTGTTCATTTCCTTATTGAAGCAATATCAATATTCCAATATACCCTCTACGGAAAACCAACCCATGCTGAACATCCAAATGGTGCTGAACTTACTAATAATGCCTTATTGTGATTTGCACTTGTGGTGTGAAAATAACGGCAGGGCTTTGACATTTTGTGGTGGTTCTACATTTCCTTGAACATATCCTTCAAAAGGAGTAGAACATCACTCTTTTGCACTCAGCAGCAGTGCATCAAGATTGCCTTTTCATAGAAACACCAATGACAAGCATCCATTGTGCCCGTTTGTTACTGTAACATCTGAGGCTCTGCTGTCCTTATTCTGTTGCAAAAGCAGGCATTTGAGCAACTGACAGCAGAGAATCAGGGGAGAAGGTCACGACTGCTGAGATCTTCGTCTCTCTGAAGCCATCGAGTGGAATTAGAAGCTCGCTACAGAGGATTTATGTCTTTTTCTCTGCCCTCTGCGTTCACCGCTGTCTGTGTTTTGGCAGTAGCCTGGGCCAGAACTGAAGAGCGGTAGTGTGGTGTCATATGGCCGTAAAGAGTGACAGCTGAGCCCTTGCGTCTTTGCACCTTGTTCAGCGTCCAAGTGCGTTTATCCAGGACATTTGACAGAAGAGGCAAAAGGCTTCTGTCGCTGaagtttttttatgtgtggaaGAAGCACTTTTGCATTGCTTTTGAACTGAATGCTGGCGTGTCTAGCAGTTCACTGGGGAGAATTAGCCCAGTAGCTATTTGCATTAAGTGTAAATGGAATCCCCAGCGACTGCATTCTCTTCCTTGTTGCATGAAGTGTCTTAAGATTGGCTTGCACTCGTATGATGGCCTTTGGCCATGTTCTCAACGCCTCCAATCTCCTTTTTAGAACTTCACTTGAAGAGTTCTTAGTCTATGCAATTTTAGCATTACACTTTAACATTTGAATAGAAGTCAGCTAGTCTGTGTTCCCAACATTTGAGGCTCCATCCCAGTTATTTGGTGTAAACAGAGCACATGACTCGTTTTTGGTGTTTTCTTTAATCAAGTCCACAAATGCACTGTTATCACATAATGCAAGCATGATCAAACCCTTACAGGAAGTCCTTTTCCATTCATGCTGCACAATTTCAATGCTTATACATTGACGTGATGTACAAGGTTTTGTTCAAGATTTTTCCTTTGTACTTGCTCTGTAAAgtacatatgtaaatatttgatgTCAGAATTTGCAGGACTTATTTTGTCTACAATTTTACTTGTCTTCAATGtcgtaataataatatgaagcACAAACTGCACCCTTATGAATAAAATCGGTCTCTGTCCCTTGTCATTCTTGTAGATTCATGCTTCTGATCTCATTCTttgattattgttaataatgtCACAgatatttaagtgaaagtgaaatgattgtcattgtgattcactgcagcacagcgaaatgtgtGTCCTACAAGACGTGTcccccatcatccttagtgagcagtggacaaccatgacaggcgcccggggagcttagtggcaccttggcttggattcgaactggcaaccttctgattgttcTGTAGAATCAGAACACTTtattgagatctggtgactagGTTttaactggtgtgtgtgtaggcatgtGAAACAGAGGGAGAATTAAAGGAGTGATTCCACACAACTTACATTTATAtctttgatttttaaaaaatattttaattatatacatttacataaaaacacattgtcAAACAAAATATATGTCTTTAATTTACACATCTACATATCTCTGATTTTATAGGCACCACATCTACTGCAAAAGCACTGCGATGAGCAATAATAATATATGGTATAACAATTCCATACAAAatattattctttaaaaaaatgaacaaagagcAAGGCTGCGAAAACGCAGCAAGATAACATCAAAAGAAGATGCACCCTCTAACGAGTCTCCGGACAGAAACGAAGGAACCTTCTGGAAAACCGCTGAACGGATACAGCCTCTTGTATGGAGATAATATcgacatattttatataaaaggcCATGACTTGGctgctctgtctctgtctcatGGCGGCGGAAGGCTTAAGACACCGTGATCTCCTCGTCTTCCGAGTCCGAGTAGTCGGAGTGCTTGCTGGGGGCGCCGAAGAAGTCTCGCGGGATTTGGTCCTCGCGAGACTTGGCGCCCACGTCGCTGAGGTCGGGGTTCGGGTTCAGCTTGGTGGGCAGCGTCTGCTCGCGGCACCCGCCCGAGGAGAGCAGCTCCCGCTCTTTGCAGTTCCGCCATTTCATCCTCCGGTTCTGGAACCAAATCTTCACCTGACGTAGAAACGGCGACAGTTACTATTTATTCACTCACGACCCCGACAAGAACGGTGTTTAATGCGCCGGTGAGCGACGAACTTGGTTGTTACCTGTGAGTCCTTCAGGCCGAGTTTGGCCGCCAGTTTCTTCCTGTCCGGCTTGCTGATGTACTTCTGCTTCTGGAACATCTTCTCCAGGGCCTTGCGCTGCACGTCGGAGAAGACGGCCCGGCGCAGCATCCCCCTCCTCGGCTTGCCCCTCGCCGCCAGCGGCCAGGAGAACGTGCCGGGGATCGGCACCACCGAGGACGACGCTGTCGGGGCAGAAACAGCGCGGCTGAGGCGACAATAAATCTGTACCCGGCGCCATTGGTATGCTAACGAGTGCGGGCTTCCCTTTCAGCGCGCTAATTGAAGCGTGAGCGCTAATTGTGTCGTAATGAACTGGCTGAAAAAGGGCCGTATATTAGCGCGACAAAAAGAGATTTACACTCGCGGAGCGAAACACGACTCGGGAATTGCGGCGACGTGAATCTACGCGCCGTGGAAGTCGACTTCGTTCCACTTTTCCCGTCCGTCGCAGGTCGAGTCGGCGCGTTTTTAACGGAGGTCCCCGCCTCTCcgggccgcgccgcgccgcgctccaTGTGGTCTCCTGAGAATATCGCGGCCCATGAATGGGCGCTAATGGGAAATTAGTCCATGACTGGTAAATGCCCGTCAGGCCGGAGGGAGCTGGCCGATCGGTCACGGTGCTGAAAGCGGGCTTTGAGGGGCGGTGCCCGCCTTCGAATTTGGACCGTGACGATTCCGGCTAATTTGCAGATTAGGGGGCCGAGCGGCGCGCAATGTCAGCAGTCAGCGCGCCCGCTAAATAGTGCGTCCAATTGGCGAGACTGATTCCACGTTTGCTGCGTGGCTTTTGACCCCGAAAAGGCCGAAAACTCACCTGGGAAATAGGTCGTCCGGACGAAAGGGTGGAATGACGCGTCGACGTAGGTGAAAGGAAGGGGCTTCGCCTGCATGCCGTGCAGCAAGGGTGGTGACGAAGCTATGACGTAAAAAAAAGCAACCGTGCAATTATTATAAACCCCTCCGtcataaatgataataataataaaaaataataatgaaactcACCGTTGCGCGGCGACGGCGCCAGGATGGCGTTTACTCCGAACTTCAGGTAGTTCGACTCGGCCTGCGGCGAGGCGGCGCGGTCCGGCGCGGTCCGCTCGGCGAGGAGCGGCGTCGGCGGGGACGGGACGGTCCGGTGGCCGTAGCTCCGCAGCAGGTCCTCCACCAGGAAGCCGGAGCGGCCGCCGAAGCTGGAGGGCAGGGCCAGGGGAAGGTGCGGGTAGATCGCGGGAGGCGCGACGACGCTCGGGAACATCATTGCACcgagtttaaaagaaaaaaatcaattaaattaaaaccagcCGATTTGTCGCCCCGACGCGCTTAAGATCCAGAAGAGACGCCGTGACCGCGCTGCTGTGGCCCTGCCCTCGCGTGTTCGGGTTTTATAGCGGGCCGGCAGCAAAGCCTTTTCACAAGTGACAGCCCGAACAATGAAGTTCAACAAAGTTCTCCCCGTGAGCCGCTTTTACCCCCGGCCCCGAGCGCGGGGATTGGTCAGATCCAGCAATTTATGGCTGGATTAGACGCCATCAGCCAACTTCTTCAAATATATACGCTTAGGCAATAAATGTCGAGTATCGGCCACCCGATCCGATCCGGAATCACTGAGCGACAGATATGTTGCTTTTGCTGGACCGCAAAAAAGTTACGCGTTTTTGCTATAATTATTATAGCAAATTCTAAATGTGCGTCAAAATTAAAGACAGATaattgcaatttatttatttaccactTTTGGGTAATAATGATTAGACTTTTTTTCCTCTAAATGTACGTCAAAATTAAAGAcataagttatttatttatttaccactTTTGGGTAATAATGattagacatttttttctctaaataTACGTCAAAATTAAAGAcataagttatttatttatttaccactTTTTGAGTAATATCTTGATCTATATTCTGGTTCGTTTGGGGTCTTCATCGAGACTACTGGGTTATTTTGACAATAACAATTTCCAAAAAGTTACCatcaatacaatttattatgaTGATGCATAataattcttttattattacatcTTTAAGTAATTAACGAGTATTTATTCAGAAACATGAACAAGAGTTTGAAGTATTCAAACACACCAAATAATATATGTTTACATACTAGCAagttaaaatgaatgaataatgtatATGCCGAAATGAACCTCCCTGTTTGCCCTGCTCCGTTATATGGCGCCACACGCGGGTTCACGTTCATGCGTGCGGTGCGCAGGAGGAGAAGCCGCGGACGCCGACGCGGACAATGCAGCTTCTCTGGGGAAGAGTTGAAAGTGAGGACTCTTAAGACCTGTGACTAATGGCGTTTGACTGCTGCGcggttttctttctttcgttcGTTTCTAAGTGGACACCTTCACACTCATCCTCACGCGTTTTCAGTTGGCGACAAAAGGTCCCGCGTGCGACCCTAAATGATGGCACAGAAATAAATCTCCATGAAATTATGCATCAGCGTAACAACAGGACACCCGGTAAACGAAAACGTCCCTCTGTTCGGACATTTTTTCTCCAAGCAGTGGAACAGATGAATGCGTGAACCGCACATTTTTCTAAAGGTGAAAATTCAGACTTCGTCTAAATAACAGCTCTTACAAATTTTCTAGCGtttcaattaaaaatgtttttttcaaaaataaattctGGATTCAGCAAAATTGGTTGTacaatattatatgtatattatatctATAAAAATATGTCTATTTAAGCTTGCGCTGGGAAAACCACGCTGGCCtagattaaataaatgaagctaTTGGTTGGCTGCTGTGTTTTAACTTAAACAAGTGTTCCAAGTGGATAAAAAACAGGCCGCTAATAGCATAAACATAAGATACGGGGCATGAAATTGTTCGTGCTTCAACAAAGGCAAATGGATATTAGATTTAGCGCCGCGTCCCTATTAAGACACCTCCGCACCTTCagaaaaacacacgcacaaaaagaACCTGCTGCACGTTTTATTCTCCCGTCTCAGCCCCAAAATCCCCCTATTGTAGCCGCCGGGCAGATGGCGAGCAGGAAATACAGGCGCGCCTCGCTGACCGCAACTAATACCGACGACGGCCTCCTCTTTACCAAGCCGAGAGAAAGCAGCTGCCGCCGCTCTCGCCTAAGCCCATTAAAGACGCCTTGGCAAAATCTTACGTCCACATAAATGCCCCCAGCTCgcgcgcgcatgcgcagaacgGACTTGACCGATGACCAGGAACATTGCACCGGTGTTCCCTCCAGTTGTTTTTAGATTTAACTTTGTTAAACGATTTCTTCCGTTCAAACTTCactaaaatgtagaaaaaccaTAGATAAATCTTGATCACCCCGAGTGTCAATTATGATAGATATATAGGCAGATATTAGTTATTTTTTCAGTTCATAAGCTCCAGTTTTTAAAAACAACTCAGACGTTTTAACACCTTAAGCCGCCTATCCAGCAGCAGACCCCTTCAGTCTGGCTCAGCATCTGTTTCTGCGTAACACTGAGGGGATTAGTGATGGCCCGAGATCCAGAGGAGCACTGACAAGCATTAAATCGATATTAACTTTGCATTAAACATAACCCCCCCCCCGTTCAAACGAAGAAAGCCACGACCACGGACAAAAGCGCTTTAGTGTGTCACTACAGAAGCACCTGTCCCCACAGACCGCATGCAAGTCCCCGCAGGGGTCATCACGGCACGGTCATATATGTCAAGTTATTTTCCTCTTCTTCACTAATGCAGTCAAGGAAACATTATATTTACAACAGATTTTTGAACAAGAAATTTCCTGGAATTTCTCATcagttcaattaaattaattaaacctAAAATCACTTTTTGCCTGATGTAGAGTGCAGGATTGATATGCAGATGTTATTAAGTCATAGGCATCTTAAACTACCTGCCATTAACAACAGCCAATAAGACCACAGGATCCAGGAACTCCCACCTCCTTTATTTGGTGCTTTCTAATTATTGCTTTCTTTGAACCGATCTTGATTTTTGAACAGTGATGCATTTTATGTGTCATCTCTCATGTGAAGCCATCTGAGATAATCTGAGGTAAGATAAGAACCTAAGATAACAACCAAATCACAAGTTGATTGTAAAGTGATACAAGATTATTGAAAGTCTTATAATCtgaatttatgacaaaatactTAATGACAATTAAGTACTGCAATTACAAACATGCTTTAATCAACTATCCCTTTGCCAGTGCTGTCAGAACACAATTAATTGCATTATGAATGATGAGAATTGAGCAAGCAACTTGTAAATACTGCCAATATGGGCTGGGCAACATGGCctaaaaatatgatatttttaagatacagtacaggccaaaagtttggacacaccttctcattcaatgtgttttctttattttcatgaccatttacattggtagattctcactgaaggcatcaaaactatgaatgaacacatgtgaagttatgtacttaacaaaaagtggagacctggccaccacagtcacaggacctgaacccaattgagatggtttggggtgagctggaccgcagagtgaaggcaatggggccaacaagtgctaaacacctctgggaactccttcaagacagttggaaaaccatttcgggtgacgacctcttgaagctcatcaagagaatgccaagagtgtgaaaagcagtgatgccttcagtgagaatctaccaacataaatggtcatgaaaataaagaaaacatattgaatgagaaggtgtgtccaaacttttggcctgtaatgtatatcAAGATACACGATACCTTGATACCTTGAAATTATATCTAAAGCAATATATACAATGAattccggaaagtattcacagtgcatcactttttccacattttgttatgttacagccttattccaaaatggattaaattaattttttcctttgaattctacacacaacacctcataatgacaatttgaaatatattaaaaataaaaaaacaagaaatcacatgcacataagtattcacagcctttgccatgaagctcaaaccTGAGCTCAGGAGCCTCCTGTTTCCtttgaattctacacacaacacctcataatgacaatttgaaatatattaaaaataaaaaaacaagaaataacatgcacataagtattcacagcctttgtcatGAAGCTCAAACCTGAGCTCAGgagcctcctgtttcccctgatcatccttgagatgtttatGCAGcttaattgtgaaaaaaaagaagaaactgttgattggacatgatttggaaaggcacacacctgcctatataaggtcccacagttgacaatTCATTTCAgggcacaaaccaagcatgaagtcaaatgaattgtctgtagacctccgagacaggattgtctcaaggcacaaatctggggaaggttccagaaacatttctgcttcTTTGTAGGTCCCAATgaacacagtggcctccatcatccgtaagtgggAAAAGATCAAATCCACCAGGACTGGCCCGCCACCTAAACTGACCGATCAGGGGAGAacggccttagtcagggagatAACCAAGg
Proteins encoded in this window:
- the LOC114767226 gene encoding homeobox protein DBX1-B-like — protein: MMFPSVVAPPAIYPHLPLALPSSFGGRSGFLVEDLLRSYGHRTVPSPPTPLLAERTAPDRAASPQAESNYLKFGVNAILAPSPRNASSPPLLHGMQAKPLPFTYVDASFHPFVRTTYFPASSSVVPIPGTFSWPLAARGKPRRGMLRRAVFSDVQRKALEKMFQKQKYISKPDRKKLAAKLGLKDSQVKIWFQNRRMKWRNCKERELLSSGGCREQTLPTKLNPNPDLSDVGAKSREDQIPRDFFGAPSKHSDYSDSEDEEITVS